A window of Nocardiopsis sp. Huas11 genomic DNA:
GGCTGTTCCAGGGTCTGGCGGATGACCTCCTCGACGTGGGCGTCGGTGATCTTGCGGGGCTGGCCGGGGCGGTCCTTGTCGGAGAGCGCCTCCAGCCCGCCGTCGATATAGCGGTTGCGCCACTTGCCCACCGTCTGCGGCCAGACCCCCAGCACCCGGGCGACCTCGGCATCGGTGCCGCCCTCGGCGCAGCGCAGGATGATCCGTGCGCGCTGCGCCATGACCTGCGCTGACGTGGGCCGCCGTGCGATCTGTTCCAGCGTGCGCCGGTCCTCGTCACTGACTACCAGGGGCCTTTTCTTCCTGCCGCGTTGCGCCATGAGACCATCGTAACCAATTATTCATCGAATTAACGACTCAGAACACTAGCCTGCCGGACATGTACCCAGTCGAACTCTCCAGTTCCAGGCTCACCCTCCGGGAGCTGAGGCTCAACGACGTCGACGGCCTGGTCCAGGTCTACGGCGATGCGGAGGCCGTCCGGCACCTGTCCTTCACACCGCGCACGAAGGAGCAGTGCGTCTCCATCATCGACGCTGCGGTCGCCGACGCCCAGCGCGAGAACAGGGGCGTCTACATGCTCGGTGTCGCAAGAGAGGATCGCCTCGTCGGTGCCGCGCGCCTGGCCGTGGACGAGTGGCCCCACAGCGCACAGATCGGGTTCGCACTTCGGCCCGATCTGTGGGGGCAGGGGTTGGGCGGCGAGCTCGTCGGACTCCTTCTCCGGTTCGGTTTCAAGATCTGGGACTCAAGCGGATATGGGGTGCCCGCTCCCCGCAGAACCTGGCATCCGAGCGCGTCATGCTCAGGGCCGGGATGGTGGAGGAAGGACGGATCCGCCGTCACCTGTGGACTCGCAACGCCTGGCGCGACTCCATCGTGCACTCGGTCCTGGACGACGAGTGGGTGCCGGACTCACCGGTACACAAGCCATAGGTTCCATCCAGGAGTCCGAGTCACCCGTAGGGCGGCCCAATTGAACCCTGGCGGCTACCAGAGCCTCCATCACCACCCGTGCAGGACACCTCTGTCCGAGAGACCGTCAGGACGCCCTCCCCCCTTTACCGCCCGGAGGTACTGATGATGGGTTCATCGCATGCCGCGACCGGTGTGCTCGCAGGCGCGGCCACCGGTGTGCTGTGCGGTTCCGATCCCGCGGACGTGCTGTTGTGCGCCGCGGTCGGGGCGGGGGCCGCGCTGCTTCCCGATCTGGACGAGCCGGGCAGCACCGTGGGCCGGTCGCTGGGGCTGGTGACGGAGAAGATGTCAGAGAGGTTGCGGGATGCCTCGCGGAGCGTGTACCTGCGCACGGCTACGGAAGTGGAGCTGGCTGAGGACAAGGACGGTGCCCATCGGTACCTGACACACACGATCCCCGCGTGTGCGGCCTTCGGCCTGGTGGCGTTGATGGCGGCGATCGCGCCGCTGGGCACCGGGCTGGTGGTGTTCGCGATGGCCGCGCTGGGGTTGGGGACGGTAGCCCGGTCCTTGAAGAAGTGGGGGCCCCTGAGAAAGCGAAGAATCGCGGCATCGGTGGCAGCGGTCGTCATCGCGGCCGGCTCGATGTTCGCCGAGGGCGGCGGTCCTGCGCCGTGGTTGATCGGGGTGACGATCGCCATCGGCGCGCTGACCCATGTTCTGGGAGACTGGCTGACCCGCTCGGGGGTTCCGTTGGCCTGGCCGTTCGTGGTGCGCGGCAAGCGGTGGTGGATGTTCAGGTCGCCGGTGGCCTTCCACACGGGCAAGAGCTGGGTCGAGGACGGAATCCGGTGGGCGTCGCTGGCGGGCCTGCCGTTGATGCTGGTCCTGAGCTCGCCTCCACCGACGGTGGCATGAGGGAACACTGCCAGTCCCGCTCTTGTGGCGGCCTGTTGTGGCCAACGGCTGCGGAATGTCATCGGCCGGTGGTACTCAGTTGACGTTCCTTCCCCACCCCCTCAGAGCTCGGAGGCGACGTGACCGCGCGCAACTTCAAAGGGCAGTTCTCCTCCTGGCCCTCAACAGCGTTCTTCATCTTCTGCGGCGTGCTCCTGCTGGCGATGCTCGCCGACTGACAGAAGGGCACGTGGCCGCTGCAGGCTCAGCCGGTCGGGCGGATCGAGGCCCTCACCGGAGAGGCCCCGCCATGCCGGCCCCCGCCCAGTCATTGGCTGAGCGCAACGCTGACGAGTGACGGGAGGACGATCCCGGCACACACCATGTCCGCTCAACACCCGGCACGAAACACACAAGACGACCGCGAGCGGACGGCCACGAAAACCGGACCGCGGGAAACAGGTTCGCCGAGAGGCCCGCTATCCCGCCTCAGTCGTCGGACTTCGTGAAGTAGGCGGCGGTCTGCGCGTTCTCCGGGTAATACGACTCGATCGCGACTTCGTCGAGGGTGATGTCCATCGGCGTACCGAACGTGGTGATTGTCGAGAAAAGGCGCAGTTCCCGCCCATCGAAGCGGATGATCATAGGGATCACGACATCGGCCGCGCCCGGTCGGCGCGGCGCGCCTCCGGAGTCGGGGGCCAGCAGTTTCTCGTAGAGCGCGGCGAGCTCGGGGTCGGGGGCGACGGCCAGCTGACGTGTGATCCGGGAGCGGAACGCCGCGCGCACGTCGGCCAGATTGACCACCAAAGGGGCGAGGCCGCGAGGGTGCAGGCCCAGCCGGACCAGATTGACCGGGGGCCGCAGCAGGTCGGGAGCCACCTCAGCGAGGAACGGATCAAGGGCGCGATTGGTCATCAGGATGTTCCAGCGGCGGTCGAAGGCCAGCGCCGGGTACGGCTCGTGTGCTCGGAGCACCCTTTCGACTGCCTTCCGGGCGGCCGACAACGCGTCGTCGCTGAGCGGACGCTCGGCATATCTGGGCGCGAAACCGGCGGCGAGCAGCAGCCGGTTGCGATCGCGCAGCGGCACATCGAGCTGCACCGCCAACCGGAGGACCATGTCGGCGCTCGGGTTGGATTTTCCGGTCTCGACCAGGCTGACGTGGCGGGCTGAAACGTCGGCGGCGATCGCGAGATCGAGCTGGCTGAGCCGCCGCCTGTGCCGCCATTGCCGCAGCAGCTCCCCGACTGTTGTGTCCACAGTCGTCGAGGCTACTCGCCGCGGAGCCGAACGCCATGAAATCGGAGTTCATCGACAACTGCCACGGCTGCCGGAACACTGCGTCCATGACCACGGACAACAAGAGCACAGACAACAAGAGCATCGTCGAACGCGCCCTGGCTGAGCTGCTGGGGACAGGCGACGTCGACGCGCTCGCGCCGTTCCTGAGCGATGCCTTCATCCACCACCGGCCTGATGCGACCGTCTCAACGAAGGCGGAATGGCTCGCTGCCGTACGTACGGCGCTGGCGCCGCTGGCCGGCATGCACGTCGAGGTCCGGCACGTGCTGGCCGAGGGTGACCACGTCGTGATGCACTCGCGGCGACGGCTTCCCGAGGGCGGACCGGAGATCACGGTCGTCGACATCTGGCGACTCGAAAAGGGCCTGATCGCCGAAGCGTGGGAGATCATCGAGCCGACGGCGCAGACAGCCGCCAATCTGGTGTGGTGGGAGCCCGCTGAGCGCTGACCAGGCGCCCGCCCCGGGACAGACCGGGGCTCCACACGAGGGTGGAGTGGGATGAGCTCGGCAATGTCCAAGCCCCCTCCCGCTCCGGCTGGCACCTTCCCGCGTGTCCGGGCGTACGGCCGAGGTGTTCGGCGCGCGGTCAATACCGACGGGTCCTCCTGGAGTTGCGCCGCACCAGCCATGCGGTGCGTATAGCCGCCTTCAGTCGCACAATGCCGACCGGCCCCCGGAACACCTTCCGGGGGCCGACATGCATCCAAACCCTCACCCGAACGTTCCGTAATACGTGACGGGAGGCGATTCCGGCACGCACCGCCATGGCCACGGAACCCGCACGGGACACCTGTGGACAACTCTGTGGACAACTCTGGTTCAGGTGCCGGGGCGGAAGTGGTTGTCGAAGCCGAGTGCCTCCCACAGCGGCTCGTGTCCGGTCAACCGCCCCCGATGGTCTGACCACCCGGTCCGGTACTGGGTCCAGGCCTTCTCCGCCACCCCGGGCAACCGCGGCAGCAGTAGGAACGCCAGGTCACCGAAACCGGTGAGGGTCTCACCCCAGACCGCGGCCCCCACACCGGCGATCACCGTGCCGGGGGCCGCCTCCCGCGCGGTCTCCGCCGGGTCCCAGTCGAAGCTGTTCTCGACGGTGATCGGCGGGTAGGCGGGCAGGCCCAACCGGTCCCGGTCACCCTCCTGGGCGGGGTCGGCGCACCCGTCGGCGTAGGGCCGGTCCAGGTAGAGGCGGGAGTTGGGCGACAACAGCACCGGGACACCCGCCTCGGTGGCGGCCGGAACGTCGCCAGGTGAGATCTGGAAGGTCTCGGCCGCCTGGTCCACCAGCGAGTGGAACTCCTCGGGGACCGTCTGCTTGATCGCCTCGGGGTCGAACTCGTCGGGGGCGCCGATCCAGAACTGGAGGACGTCGTCCGAATCCAGGGCGCCGGCGCGGGCCGTCTCCTGCCAGCCCACCACGCGTTTGCCCTGTTCACGAACCCACTGGTGGGCAAGGCGGACGAACTCCACGTAGTCCTCGTGGCCCATCCCGAACGGTTCGTCGCCGCCCAGGTGCAGGAACGGCCCCGGCGCGGCCTCGGCGAACTCGGCGATGACGTCCCGGGCGAACCGGCGGGCGGCCTCGGAGTCCGGGTGCAGGTAGCGCAGCCGGGGATGCGGGTACTCGGTACCGTCGGCCAGCTCGGGGTAGGCGTCGAAGGCCCACCGTATGTGCCCCGGCAGGTCCACCTCCGGGATCACGGTGATGTGGCAGCACGCGGCGTGGGCGACGAGACCGGCGAACTCCTCCCGGGTGTAGTACTCGCGGGTGCCGTCCGGGCCGGGCCGGGTCAGTTCCGGCCAGGCCCGTGACTCCAGCCGCCAGCCCTCGCTGTCGGTCAGGTGCAGGTGCAGGACGTTGAACTTGTACAGCGCCATCAGGTCGATGACCCGGCGTACCTCGTCCGGGGTGAAGTAGTGGCGGACCACGTCCAGGGACAGGCTCCGCCAGGCGTGCCGGGGACCGTCCACGACCACCCCCTCGGGGGCCCACACGTCACCGTCGGCGTCCACGGAGACCGACTGGACCAGGCTGGTCAGCCCGCGGAAGGCGCCCTCGACGCTGGTCGAGGAGACCAGCACCCGCCCCTGGGCGACCTCCAGGCGATACCGTTCGTCAGCCCCCGGTTCGGGGCGGGGGTCGACCCCCGTGGCCGGTGCCACAGAGGCGAGATCCGCCGCATCGGCCCCGGTGGAGACCGCCACGTCCGCCTCGCCGCGGACGGGTTCCACCCGCAGGCCGTACAGGCGCCCGGCCGCCCAGGCGAGCCAGTCCACGGTGTCGGGGGCGGCGCCGGACAGGGTCAGCCGCCCGCCCGTACCGATCCGGACCGCCGCACCGATCTCGGCCAGGGCCGCTGCAGGCACCAGGCCCCGTTCATTGTGCTCGGGCATGGAAACGCCTCTCGTACTCGGTGCGGCGCTCGCGCTGACGACCCGGGTCGGCGACCGGGGCCGACAGCAGCAGCCGCTGGGTATAGGGGTGTTCGGGGTCCGTGGTGACCTGATCGGCGCCGCCGTACTCAACGATCTCCCCCCGGTGGATGACCGCGACCCGGTGGCTGAGCGCCCGCACCACCGACAGGTCGTGCGAGACGAACAGGTAGGCCGTCCCGGTCCGCTCCTGGATCTCCAGCAGCAGGTCCATGACAGTGCGCTGCGTGGTCAGGTCCAGGGCGGAGACGGGTTCGTCGCACACGATCAGCCGGGGCGAGATCGCCAGGGCCCGGGCGATGGCCACCCGCTGGCGCTGGCCGCCGGAGAACTCGCGGGGCAGCCGGTGCACGGCGTCCCGTGGCAGGGCCACCTGGTCGAGCAGGCCGGCCACCCGGGTGCGGGCCTCGGCGGCGCCCACCCCGTGGGCGAGGAGGGGTTCGGCGAGGGTGTCGCCGACGAGCAGGGACGGGTTGAGGGAGGTGTAGGGATCCTGGAAGACCACCTGGATGTGTCGGCTGAGCTCGCGCCGCCTGCGCCGGGAGGCCCCGTCGACGCGTTCGCCGTCGAAGCTGATGCGGCCGCCGGAGGCGGGCACCAGGCCGAGGACGGCGCGGCCGATGGTGGACTTGCCCGAACCGGACTCCCCCACCAGGCCGAGGGTCTCGCCGGGGCGGATGTCCAGGGACACGCCCCTGAGTACCTCGATGCGGGGCGCGCGCCATCCCTTGCCGGGGAAGGAGACCCGCAGGTCGCGCACGTCCAGGAGCGGTTTCGGTCCGGTCCCGGCCACGGTGTCCGGGTCGTGGCCGTGGTCGGGGTTCGGGTCGCGCGGGCTGTACGGGTCGGTCACTGGGCCGCCTCCCTGGGCTGCCATGGCGCTCGGGCCGGGGTGTCGTCGAGTACCGCGTCGAGCAGGCCCCGGGTGTAGTCCTCCCGGGGGTCGCGGAGGATCTGTTCGGTGGTACCGGTCTCCACGATCAGACCGTCGTGCATCACCGCGACCCGGTCGCACAGGTCGGCGACCACCCCGAGGTTGTGCGTCACCAGCAGCACGCCCATGTCGCGTTCGGCCTGGAGGCGCCGAAGCAGGGCCAGCACCTCGGCCTGCACGGTGACGTCCAGGGCGGTGGTGGGTTCGTCGGCGACGAGCAGGTCGGGGTCGCAGGAGACCGCCCCGGCGATGAGCACCCGCTGCGCCATGCCGCCGGAGATGTGGTGCGGGTGGCTGCGGAAGGTGCGTTCGGGGTCGGGAATCTCCACCTGGCGGAGCAGGTCCAGGGCGCGTTCGCGGGCCTGGGCGCGGGAGAGCCCGAGCTTGACCCGCAGCGGTTCGGTGAGGTGGTCACCGATGGTGAAGGCGGGGTCCAGGTTGCTCATGGGTTCCTGGGGGACGTAGGCGACGGTGTCCCCGCGCAGGTTCCGCAGGGCCTTGTCCGCCGAACCCACCACCTCGGTGCCGTCGAGCAGGACGCTGCCCCTGGACACGCGGCCGCCCTCGGGCAGGAGGCCGAGCACGGCGAAGGCGGTCTGTGTCTTGCCCGAACCGGACTCCCCCACCAGGCCCAGGACCTCGCCCCGGCGCACGTCCAGGTCGACGCCGTGGACGACCTCCCGGGAGCTGCCGTCGGCGAGGGTGTAGGTGACCGCGAGGTCGCGGACGGACAGCAGGTCGGCGCGTTCTCCCGCACTGTCCAGGGTGGTGGGGGCGCCGGCGCCGCCCCTTCGGGCCCTGCGCCCGGTGGCGGGTGCGGTGCCCTGGTCCTCCAGGACGTCGCGCAGAGAGGCGGCGAGCAGGACCAGGGCGGCGCTGGTCAGGCCCAGTGCGAGCCCGGGCCACAGCATGAACAAAGGTGCGCGCTGGATGTTGGTGAAGGCCTCGTTGAGCATGGCGCCCCAGGTGGGCAGGTCACCGCTGCCGATGCCGAGGAACTCCAGCCCGGCCTGGAGGCCGATGGCCATCCCGGCGACCAGGGCGCCCTGGATGATGATGGGGGCGCGCACGACGACGAGGACGTGGCGGGCGATGATCCGCGAGTCGCGCAGGCCGAACACCCGCGCCGCGTCCACGTACAGTTCGCCGCGTATCGCGGCGACGGCGCCGCGCACCAGCCGGTAGAAGGCGGGGGCGACCAGGACGCCGAGCACGACCATGAGCACCCACACGTTGGTGCCCAGGACTGCGCGGGTGGCCAGCAGGACGACCATGGCGGGCAGCGCCATGACCAGGTTGACCCACCAGTTGGACAGGGAGTCGAACCAGCCGCCGTAGTACCCGGCTGCCAGTCCGCTCGGTACGCCGAGGGCCAGGGCCACGGCCACCGCGAGGAGGGCGCCGCCCAGGGTGTTGCGGCCGCCGTACAGCAGCCTGGACCACACGTCGCGCCCGGAGGAGTCGAAGCCGAGCAGGTGGCCGCCGCCGGACGGCCCGAAGGCGTCCTCGAGGTCGGCTGTGGTCGGAGCGTGCGTTGTGAACAGCGGGGCGAACACGACCAGGACGACGATGGCGGCCAGAACCAGGGACGAGCCCAGTGCCTGGGGGCTAACGAGGAAGCGTCGGGCCGTTGCCGACCGGCGTCCCGGCCCCGGTGGCCGAACGGCCGCCGGCCGGTGCTCCGGTTCCGTGGCGGCCTTCTCTGGCGCGCCTGGTGTGACGGGGGAGCTCACGAGACCCTCGCTTTCGGGTTGAGCCAGCCGACGAGGACGTCCACGAGCAGGTTGGTGAGGATGACCCCGATGACGGTCACCATGACCACGCCCATGATCACGGGGATGTCCCCCCTGGTCGTGTACTGGACGGTCATCGCGCCGATACCGGGGAGGCCGAAGATCTGCTCCACGATCACCGCGCCGCCGAGCAGGCCGACGAACTGCATGCCGAGCACGGTCAGGCCCGGTGTGGCCGCGCTGCGCAGTACATGGCGGAAGACCACCCGGGAGGCGGGCAGTCCCCGGGAACGCAGGGTGCGCACGTAGTCGCGGCCCATCACCTCGATGACGGAGCTGCGCACCTGTTGGGAGACGCCGGCGATCCCGGCGACGGACAGCGACAGGATCGGCAGGGTGACGGTGGCGAGCCAGCCGCTCGGGGACTGGCTCAGGGGCGTGTAGCCGACGGCGGGGAACCACCCGAGCCGGACGGCGAACACCAGCACGAGGACCAGGGTGACCAGGAAGCCGGGCAGGGCGTAGCCGAGCACGCTGACCGTCTGCACGGC
This region includes:
- a CDS encoding GNAT family N-acetyltransferase produces the protein MYPVELSSSRLTLRELRLNDVDGLVQVYGDAEAVRHLSFTPRTKEQCVSIIDAAVADAQRENRGVYMLGVAREDRLVGAARLAVDEWPHSAQIGFALRPDLWGQGLGGELVGLLLRFGFKIWDSSGYGVPAPRRTWHPSASCSGPGWWRKDGSAVTCGLATPGATPSCTRSWTTSGCRTHRYTSHRFHPGVRVTRRAAQLNPGGYQSLHHHPCRTPLSERPSGRPPPFTARRY
- a CDS encoding family 20 glycosylhydrolase, encoding MPEHNERGLVPAAALAEIGAAVRIGTGGRLTLSGAAPDTVDWLAWAAGRLYGLRVEPVRGEADVAVSTGADAADLASVAPATGVDPRPEPGADERYRLEVAQGRVLVSSTSVEGAFRGLTSLVQSVSVDADGDVWAPEGVVVDGPRHAWRSLSLDVVRHYFTPDEVRRVIDLMALYKFNVLHLHLTDSEGWRLESRAWPELTRPGPDGTREYYTREEFAGLVAHAACCHITVIPEVDLPGHIRWAFDAYPELADGTEYPHPRLRYLHPDSEAARRFARDVIAEFAEAAPGPFLHLGGDEPFGMGHEDYVEFVRLAHQWVREQGKRVVGWQETARAGALDSDDVLQFWIGAPDEFDPEAIKQTVPEEFHSLVDQAAETFQISPGDVPAATEAGVPVLLSPNSRLYLDRPYADGCADPAQEGDRDRLGLPAYPPITVENSFDWDPAETAREAAPGTVIAGVGAAVWGETLTGFGDLAFLLLPRLPGVAEKAWTQYRTGWSDHRGRLTGHEPLWEALGFDNHFRPGT
- a CDS encoding dipeptide/oligopeptide/nickel ABC transporter permease/ATP-binding protein codes for the protein MSSPVTPGAPEKAATEPEHRPAAVRPPGPGRRSATARRFLVSPQALGSSLVLAAIVVLVVFAPLFTTHAPTTADLEDAFGPSGGGHLLGFDSSGRDVWSRLLYGGRNTLGGALLAVAVALALGVPSGLAAGYYGGWFDSLSNWWVNLVMALPAMVVLLATRAVLGTNVWVLMVVLGVLVAPAFYRLVRGAVAAIRGELYVDAARVFGLRDSRIIARHVLVVVRAPIIIQGALVAGMAIGLQAGLEFLGIGSGDLPTWGAMLNEAFTNIQRAPLFMLWPGLALGLTSAALVLLAASLRDVLEDQGTAPATGRRARRGGAGAPTTLDSAGERADLLSVRDLAVTYTLADGSSREVVHGVDLDVRRGEVLGLVGESGSGKTQTAFAVLGLLPEGGRVSRGSVLLDGTEVVGSADKALRNLRGDTVAYVPQEPMSNLDPAFTIGDHLTEPLRVKLGLSRAQARERALDLLRQVEIPDPERTFRSHPHHISGGMAQRVLIAGAVSCDPDLLVADEPTTALDVTVQAEVLALLRRLQAERDMGVLLVTHNLGVVADLCDRVAVMHDGLIVETGTTEQILRDPREDYTRGLLDAVLDDTPARAPWQPREAAQ
- a CDS encoding metal-dependent hydrolase; translation: MQDTSVRETVRTPSPLYRPEVLMMGSSHAATGVLAGAATGVLCGSDPADVLLCAAVGAGAALLPDLDEPGSTVGRSLGLVTEKMSERLRDASRSVYLRTATEVELAEDKDGAHRYLTHTIPACAAFGLVALMAAIAPLGTGLVVFAMAALGLGTVARSLKKWGPLRKRRIAASVAAVVIAAGSMFAEGGGPAPWLIGVTIAIGALTHVLGDWLTRSGVPLAWPFVVRGKRWWMFRSPVAFHTGKSWVEDGIRWASLAGLPLMLVLSSPPPTVA
- a CDS encoding nuclear transport factor 2 family protein gives rise to the protein MTTDNKSTDNKSIVERALAELLGTGDVDALAPFLSDAFIHHRPDATVSTKAEWLAAVRTALAPLAGMHVEVRHVLAEGDHVVMHSRRRLPEGGPEITVVDIWRLEKGLIAEAWEIIEPTAQTAANLVWWEPAER
- a CDS encoding helix-turn-helix transcriptional regulator, with product MDTTVGELLRQWRHRRRLSQLDLAIAADVSARHVSLVETGKSNPSADMVLRLAVQLDVPLRDRNRLLLAAGFAPRYAERPLSDDALSAARKAVERVLRAHEPYPALAFDRRWNILMTNRALDPFLAEVAPDLLRPPVNLVRLGLHPRGLAPLVVNLADVRAAFRSRITRQLAVAPDPELAALYEKLLAPDSGGAPRRPGAADVVIPMIIRFDGRELRLFSTITTFGTPMDITLDEVAIESYYPENAQTAAYFTKSDD
- a CDS encoding ABC transporter permease, whose translation is MLSFILRRLGSGLLLLVVISALAYLLLSLPGTDVGRHVLGPAVPQQAVDAHNAALGLDRPVAVRYLDWLTSALQGDLGRSWYTSEDVSRALANRLPVTVSLMVGVTLVTAVVSFVLGVWAGVRRGAVDRAVQTVSVLGYALPGFLVTLVLVLVFAVRLGWFPAVGYTPLSQSPSGWLATVTLPILSLSVAGIAGVSQQVRSSVIEVMGRDYVRTLRSRGLPASRVVFRHVLRSAATPGLTVLGMQFVGLLGGAVIVEQIFGLPGIGAMTVQYTTRGDIPVIMGVVMVTVIGVILTNLLVDVLVGWLNPKARVS
- a CDS encoding ABC transporter ATP-binding protein, producing MTDPYSPRDPNPDHGHDPDTVAGTGPKPLLDVRDLRVSFPGKGWRAPRIEVLRGVSLDIRPGETLGLVGESGSGKSTIGRAVLGLVPASGGRISFDGERVDGASRRRRRELSRHIQVVFQDPYTSLNPSLLVGDTLAEPLLAHGVGAAEARTRVAGLLDQVALPRDAVHRLPREFSGGQRQRVAIARALAISPRLIVCDEPVSALDLTTQRTVMDLLLEIQERTGTAYLFVSHDLSVVRALSHRVAVIHRGEIVEYGGADQVTTDPEHPYTQRLLLSAPVADPGRQRERRTEYERRFHARAQ